In Antarcticibacterium arcticum, the genomic stretch TCATAAACGGCGGAATGCCCATTATATTTATAGTCATTACCGTCATTTCCGGTTCGGTTTACTCCAACACAGTAAGACATATTTTCAATAGCGCGGGCCTGAAGTAAAATGTCCCAGGCATGGATCCTTGTTTCGGGCCAGTTTGCCACGTATATTAAAAGATCATAATCGCTCGTATTCCTGGCCCAAACCGGGAATCTGAGATCATAACATATTAGAGGGCATATTTTCCAGCCTTTATATTCTACAATAAGCCTTTCCCGGCCTGCTGTATAGGTTAAATCCTCCTTAGCAAGCGTAAAGGTGTGCCTTTTATCATAAGTTTTATAAGTTCCATCTGGGAAAACAAAGAACAAACGGTTATAAAAATTCCCATTTTCTTTAATAATAAGACTTCCGGTTACCGCTGCGTTTGTAGTTTGAGCAGTATGCTGCATCCATTTAAGTGAGGGGCCGTCCATACCTTCTGCCAATGCTTCGGCATTCATTGAAAACCCGGTGCTAAACATCTCAGGCAATACAATGAGATCTACTTCATCCCGGATTTCTGCAATTTTTTCTGAAAAATTTGCTCGGTTTTTCTCGGGATCTTCCCACGTGAGATCTGCTTGTATGATGGCGGTTTGTAAAATTTCCTGCATAAATATTTTTATCAATAATTAGCAAACTGCTGCTAAATACTTGTTAAATGATTGTATTAAAAATGTAATATAAATAGATTTATTCAAAATTAAGACAAAATGAAATTAGATAAATTTTTTCAGAATGATTCCTTTGCCTCAAGTACATCAAGAGGTTTAATTTCAGGGGTAATTGGCGGCCTTGCCGGTACTGTTGTAAAGAGT encodes the following:
- a CDS encoding amidohydrolase → MQEILQTAIIQADLTWEDPEKNRANFSEKIAEIRDEVDLIVLPEMFSTGFSMNAEALAEGMDGPSLKWMQHTAQTTNAAVTGSLIIKENGNFYNRLFFVFPDGTYKTYDKRHTFTLAKEDLTYTAGRERLIVEYKGWKICPLICYDLRFPVWARNTSDYDLLIYVANWPETRIHAWDILLQARAIENMSYCVGVNRTGNDGNDYKYNGHSAVYDSLGKGIFSTEGQGEFMEIVALESSHLKETRDKLKFLQDRDRFNLV